In Candidatus Nomurabacteria bacterium, the DNA window TATGAAGATGTGGTCCCGACACATTGCCTGTTGCTCCAATATTACCAATCTTATCACCTTGATTTAAAACTGTGCCAACACGCGGACCAGGATTTCTCATGTGTGCTAAAAGCCATTGCCTGTTATTTTCAGACTTAATTACGACATAATTGCCATATCCATTCGGATCATAACCACGCCGTACCACCTTACCCTTTACAGACGGTGCCCATATGATTTTTTGACCGCTACTACCTTGAATAGCTATGTCTGTTCCAGTATGATGACCAGCGCTATACTGACTATCTTTAACTCCGTATTTTTTTGTTACTTTAGCCCTGGAGTGTGGGACCCAAGTAGTGCGCCCGTTACGATTAGCCAATGACATTTTGTTTTTCCTTTTTTAGTTTTTTGTGCTTATGGTTTTATTAAATACAATTTTACAGCAATTGTAAAGAGGTTAGTGGGTAAGATATTCATCACGCGGGTCATCAGACACCGGTATATGCGTTATATCGTCTTCATCATCTGTTGCGCCGGAACCAAATGCCTCTTCTACGCTGTGTATTAACACTTCTCTTGGGCGTGAGCCATCAGCTGGGCCAACAATGCCCCGTTCTTCCATTTCGTCAATAATACGGCTGGCTTTGCCGTACCCAATACGCAAACGCCTTTGCAACAAGCTGGTGCTGGCTTTGCCACCTTCTACGACTACACGCACGGCGTCTTTAAATTCGCTGTCTTCGCTATTGCTCGGGCCAACATCTGGCACTATGCCGCCTTTGCCATTAAACTGCACGGGCATGCTCACGATCTCGTCATCGTAGGTTGGTTCTTGTTGTTCACGCAAAAAGTCGGTTACTTTGTTAGTTTCTTCTGTAGTAATTAAGCTCCCCTGAACACGAATTGGCTTAGGCATATCGGTGGTGTAAAACAACATATCACCGTAACCAAGTAGCTTTTCTGCCCCGCTTTGGTCTAA includes these proteins:
- a CDS encoding M23 family metallopeptidase; translated protein: MSLANRNGRTTWVPHSRAKVTKKYGVKDSQYSAGHHTGTDIAIQGSSGQKIIWAPSVKGKVVRRGYDPNGYGNYVVIKSENNRQWLLAHMRNPGPRVGTVLNQGDKIGNIGATGNVSGPHLH